CCTCGCCAGATGACGACTCTGTTATCGCTAACGCATGCGAATCTCGACCCTTGCTATTGCCAGGAATGTGAAAGCTCGGGATAGCTTTTGGATCAAGGGGCTGACATATTCCCTGGTTGATATGTTTGGGGCTGGGTTTCCGGATTCCTTTATCGGGGGGACTATATATCAAGGATATCTAGATACCTTTAGTTATCACCGGTGGCATGCCCCTGTTTCTGGGAAGGTCGTTAAGGCATACACGCTTGATGGGACTTATTGTTCGACTCCGCGGGCTATAGATGGTGATACCGAACGTGTGTATGAAGGGGTTCAGATTGATTATCAGGTATATTTGTCGGCCATGGCAACGCGAGCGGTGGTCTTTATTCAGGCGGATGACCCCGATATTGGTCTGGTTGGCTTTCTGGGGATTGGGATGGTTGAGATATCGACGTGTGAGATTACTGTGGGCGAAGGGCAATATGTCAGAAAAGGGGATCAGATTGGAATGTTTCATTATGGGGGATCGTCCCATTGTGTGATCTTCCAGAAGGGGGTGGATGTTACGGGCTTTCCGGAGGTTGGGACGAGAGAGAACGTGCCTGTTCGGGGGAGACTGGCTGTTGTGAAGCGATAGAGATATGGAATTGTTAGACCTCGCTTGACATCAATGTGTATATGTTGCTTTTGTTGATTGTACATGGGAAAGCCAAGATAGGTCCGATTAGGTCTAAAACGAAGAGAATGTTGCTCCTCGGAATATATGGAGTAGtacctactatataattGGTTCTAGTTATACTATTCTTGAATCTACAAATCTAACACAAATCTCCTCTCACCAAACTGCTCGCAATAGCACTAAGCTCAGTCTTGAGAACCTTCCCACTGGCATTCACAGGCAACCGATCAGGGACCCCTGCAACTTCACCAATCCAGAGCACATGATCAGGAATCTTATGAGTGGCGATCCGACTTCGCAACCATATCTTGACATCCTTGCTCTTGAGCCCTCCTTGGGCATCTGGCGCGCGTTGAATAAATGCAGTGATCATTTCCCCCAAGCGCACGTTAGGAATGCCAACCACAGCCGCTGTTGCAATATCCGGATGCTGCTCGA
This Aspergillus flavus chromosome 1, complete sequence DNA region includes the following protein-coding sequences:
- a CDS encoding phosphatidylserine decarboxylase family protein, which gives rise to MISTVFSFLNQTTDEIRTTWLTNLTKEASQTTNELHPVLQEFQHLIESNQRIYMLFQSMWNQAREKTPNQNRSHEVQNYHGYALFIDPEVNTMLKKVLDVWGTFLSSSESVSVLDTSSTGWFGPEAIHKLNTTGNIGGTRYGFDELYICDRNAPYYGFQSWDAFFTRSFRENIRPVASPDDDSVIANGLTYSLVDMFGAGFPDSFIGGTIYQGYLDTFSYHRWHAPVSGKVVKAYTLDGTYCSTPRAIDGVQIDYQVYLSAMATRAVVFIQADDPDIGLVGFLGIGMVEISTCEITVGEGQYVRKGDQIGMFHYGGSSHCVIFQKGVDVTGFPEVGTRENVPVRGRLAVVKR